The following proteins are encoded in a genomic region of Brachypodium distachyon strain Bd21 chromosome 1, Brachypodium_distachyon_v3.0, whole genome shotgun sequence:
- the LOC100840401 gene encoding eukaryotic translation initiation factor 1A, translating to MPKNKGKGGKNRKRGKNEADDDKRELVFKEDGQEYAQVTRMLGNGRCEAICVDGTKRLCHIRGKMHKKVWIAAGDIVLVGLRDYQDDKADVILKYMNDEARLLKAYGELPDTLRLNEGVDVDGPEEGDGDSDYIQFEDEDIDKI from the coding sequence ATGCCGAAGAACAAGGGAAAGGGAGGCAAGAACCGCAAGAGGGGAAAGAACGAGGCTGACGACGACAAGCGCGAGCTCGTCTTCAAGGAGGACGGGCAGGAGTACGCGCAGGTAACCCGGATGCTCGGCAACGGCCGCTGCGAGGCCATCTGCGTCGACGGCACCAAGCGCCTCTGCCACATCCGGGGCAAGATGCACAAGAAGGTCTGGATCGCCGCCGGGGACATCGTCCTCGTCGGCCTCCGCGACTACCAGGACGACAAGGCCGACGTCATCCTCAAGTACATGAACGACGAGGCCAGGCTGCTCAAGGCATACGGGGAGCTCCCCGACACGCTCAGGCTCAATGAGGGAGTCGACGTCGACGGccccgaggagggcgacgGCGACAGCGACTACATCCAATTCGAGGACGAGGACATCGACAAGATCTAA